The following proteins are encoded in a genomic region of Methanoculleus bourgensis MS2:
- a CDS encoding diphthine--ammonia ligase, with protein MRLGVLFSGGKDSLFACWKAMQHEEVACLITVVSRNPESYMFHTPNIHLAGLQAEAAGLPLVEVETAGEKEAELLDLKRALLEARDRFGIEGVVTGAILSVYQATRVQRLCHELDLWCFNPLWHTDQEAYMEELIGAGFRVIIAGVFSCPFDASWLGREIDHCTLDELRKATQKYQITLTGEGGEFETFVIDAPFFSRRIAIEEASRVYRNYNGVLRIERAGLVEK; from the coding sequence ATGAGACTCGGCGTGCTCTTCTCCGGCGGGAAGGACTCCCTCTTCGCCTGCTGGAAGGCAATGCAGCATGAGGAGGTGGCCTGCCTGATCACGGTCGTCTCCCGAAACCCCGAGAGTTACATGTTCCATACCCCGAACATCCACCTCGCCGGACTGCAGGCTGAGGCGGCGGGGCTCCCCCTCGTGGAGGTGGAGACGGCCGGCGAGAAAGAGGCGGAACTTCTGGACCTGAAGCGTGCCCTCCTTGAGGCCAGGGACCGGTTCGGGATCGAGGGGGTCGTCACGGGGGCGATCCTCTCGGTCTACCAGGCGACACGGGTCCAGAGGCTCTGCCATGAGCTGGATCTCTGGTGCTTCAACCCCCTCTGGCACACGGACCAGGAGGCCTACATGGAAGAACTCATCGGTGCCGGATTCCGGGTCATCATCGCGGGCGTCTTCTCCTGCCCTTTCGATGCATCCTGGCTCGGGAGGGAGATCGACCACTGCACCCTCGACGAACTCAGAAAAGCCACCCAAAAATACCAGATAACCCTCACCGGCGAAGGGGGGGAGTTTGAGACCTTTGTCATCGACGCCCCCTTCTTCTCCCGGCGGATCGCGATCGAGGAGGCATCACGGGTCTACCGGAACTACAACGGCGTTCTCCGGATCGAGCGGGCGGGGCTGGTGGAGAAATGA
- a CDS encoding type 1 glutamine amidotransferase: MILVIDLCYREGSLSRDEFVGPVARILREAGASPVVRHYTTVGAPDLEAADGAVLCGTALKDRGFAEHPGRFRWLSAFERPVLGISSGMLALAAAFGGGIEPCPGIGMTDVRVVAPDPLLAGKETFAAYELHECTVQIPDRFIPLAVSDRCVQAIRHRSLPLYGLLFHPEVRNEWIIERFLRLVESA, from the coding sequence ATGATTCTGGTCATCGACCTCTGCTACAGGGAAGGCTCGCTCTCCCGGGACGAGTTCGTCGGGCCGGTTGCACGGATTCTCCGGGAAGCGGGAGCGTCGCCCGTCGTCCGCCACTACACCACCGTCGGCGCACCTGACCTTGAGGCCGCTGACGGGGCGGTCCTCTGCGGGACGGCACTGAAAGACAGGGGTTTTGCGGAGCACCCCGGGCGGTTCAGGTGGCTTTCGGCGTTTGAGCGCCCGGTGCTCGGCATCTCCTCCGGCATGCTGGCCCTCGCGGCGGCCTTCGGCGGCGGCATTGAGCCGTGTCCCGGGATCGGTATGACCGACGTCCGGGTGGTCGCGCCTGACCCCCTTCTCGCCGGGAAGGAGACCTTTGCGGCGTACGAACTCCACGAATGCACCGTGCAGATCCCGGACCGGTTCATACCGCTCGCCGTCTCGGACCGGTGCGTCCAGGCGATCCGGCACCGCTCGCTCCCCCTCTACGGTCTCCTCTTCCACCCTGAGGTCAGGAACGAGTGGATCATCGAGCGGTTCCTCAGGCTGGTGGAGTCGGCCTGA